In Candidatus Desulforudis audaxviator MP104C, a genomic segment contains:
- a CDS encoding energy-coupling factor ABC transporter permease, with product MHIMEGFLPIGHALAWAAASAPFVAHGLYSIKKKVRSQPETKMLLGLSGAFTFTLSALKLPSVTGSCSHPTGTGLGAILFGPTVMSVIGCCVLLLQALLLAHGGITTLGANTFSMAVVGPFVAYGLFRLCRLLHMPFSWAVFMAASGGSLMTYVTTSVQLALAFPDPVGGFMASLVKFGTVFAVTQLPLAISEGLLTVLVFGALRRYSEKQLRDLAVLPGGSGS from the coding sequence ATGCATATTATGGAAGGTTTTCTGCCCATCGGCCACGCGCTGGCTTGGGCGGCGGCCTCGGCGCCCTTTGTTGCGCACGGGCTGTACTCCATAAAAAAGAAAGTCCGTTCTCAGCCCGAAACAAAAATGCTCTTGGGTCTTTCAGGCGCATTTACCTTTACGCTCTCCGCGCTGAAACTCCCTTCCGTTACGGGGAGCTGTTCCCATCCCACTGGTACCGGGTTGGGCGCAATTCTCTTTGGACCCACCGTGATGTCGGTCATCGGCTGCTGCGTGTTGTTGCTGCAGGCGTTGCTGCTGGCCCATGGAGGCATCACCACTTTGGGAGCCAATACCTTTTCAATGGCTGTTGTAGGACCTTTTGTGGCGTACGGATTGTTCCGCCTCTGCCGGTTGCTGCACATGCCCTTCAGTTGGGCCGTTTTTATGGCGGCCTCCGGCGGTAGCCTGATGACTTACGTTACGACATCCGTACAGTTGGCCCTGGCTTTTCCCGATCCTGTCGGCGGGTTTATGGCCTCCCTGGTCAAATTCGGAACGGTTTTTGCCGTCACCCAGCTACCACTGGCTATCAGCGAGGGGCTGCTCACCGTGCTGGTGTTTGGAGCCCTGCGCAGATACAGCGAAAAGCAGTTGCGCGATCTGGCGGTGCTTCCGGGAGGTTCAGGAAGTTGA
- a CDS encoding ISNCY family transposase — protein MKPKEARRLGIMERVLAGKVSIRQAAVLLGLSERQVMRLKKGMKQEGEAFLVHKNRGRKPKHAITHDVRDRIISLASEELKDASCEHMAELLEELYEISISGRSLRRIFKQAGIKNRHSRRAKRRKRRSRERMPQEGLLVQSDASPYAWFEDRGPKACLHGNIDDATGKILALWFRPEEDLYGYLMVLNLTVINHGIPVSLYTDGHSIFFSPKKDKLSIDEELAGKTVALTQFGKALEELGINHIQARSPQAKGRIERLWETLQSRLVIEMRLRGISNIEDANAFLPVFIERFNARFAVWAADPEPAFKPAPTSERLNEIIAFREERTASNGSTISFHCKTYQLIDVKDQAVSLAPRAKVTVLTHLDGTISAKYGDKVFSLREFVPQPAPKAEIRQAKPRREPAPVTADHPWRQISPIAPKPSTPVEAYLEAKRKRFRKYAF, from the coding sequence TTGAAACCCAAGGAAGCCAGGAGACTAGGTATTATGGAACGGGTCCTTGCAGGCAAGGTATCCATTCGGCAGGCTGCCGTCCTCCTTGGTCTCAGCGAACGTCAGGTTATGCGCCTCAAGAAAGGAATGAAACAGGAGGGTGAGGCTTTCCTCGTCCACAAAAACCGAGGCCGTAAACCAAAACACGCTATAACCCACGACGTCCGGGACCGGATCATCAGCCTCGCCTCAGAAGAACTCAAGGACGCAAGTTGCGAGCATATGGCTGAGCTGCTTGAGGAACTATATGAAATTTCGATCTCGGGCCGCAGCTTGCGTCGCATATTCAAGCAGGCCGGTATCAAGAATCGGCACAGCCGCCGAGCCAAGCGGCGGAAACGGCGCTCCCGCGAGCGCATGCCTCAAGAAGGGCTTTTGGTCCAAAGCGACGCCAGCCCGTACGCCTGGTTTGAAGATCGTGGCCCCAAGGCCTGCCTCCACGGTAATATTGATGACGCCACCGGTAAGATCCTGGCACTTTGGTTCCGGCCCGAAGAGGATCTGTACGGTTACTTGATGGTCTTAAACCTAACGGTCATAAATCACGGAATCCCGGTGAGCCTCTATACGGACGGCCACTCCATCTTCTTCTCACCGAAGAAGGACAAGTTGTCCATTGATGAGGAGCTGGCCGGCAAAACCGTTGCCCTGACCCAGTTCGGTAAGGCCCTGGAGGAATTGGGAATCAATCATATTCAGGCACGCTCTCCCCAAGCCAAAGGGCGTATAGAACGTTTGTGGGAAACCCTGCAGAGCCGTCTGGTGATAGAGATGCGCCTGCGAGGGATCTCCAACATTGAAGACGCGAACGCCTTTCTCCCGGTCTTTATTGAGCGCTTCAACGCCCGCTTCGCCGTTTGGGCCGCCGATCCGGAACCGGCCTTTAAACCCGCACCCACCAGTGAACGGCTCAACGAGATTATTGCCTTTCGGGAAGAGCGTACGGCTTCCAATGGTTCCACGATCTCGTTTCACTGTAAGACTTACCAGCTTATCGATGTCAAAGATCAAGCAGTTAGCCTGGCGCCCAGGGCGAAGGTTACGGTCCTTACTCATCTGGACGGGACGATAAGCGCCAAGTATGGCGATAAGGTGTTTTCGCTAAGGGAGTTCGTTCCCCAGCCGGCACCTAAGGCGGAGATCCGTCAAGCCAAGCCCCGCCGGGAACCTGCTCCGGTGACTGCGGATCATCCCTGGCGCCAGATTTCTCCCATAGCGCCCAAGCCTTCAACACCAGTGGAAGCGTACCTGGAAGCCAAGAGAAAGCGCTTCCGCAAGTACGCCTTTTAA
- a CDS encoding cation-translocating P-type ATPase produces MPASTQWHCLSSEETLRELKTSQKGLTSDEARKRLAVYGRNELEEKKKRTPLMMALDQFKDFLVIVLIIAAVIAGVVGKPTASLAILAIVILNAIIGFIQEYRAEEAMAALKRMAAPLATVVRDNVPVQVKAAELVPGDLVLLEAGQVVPADLRLVETANIQMDEAALTGESVPVEKHTKKLHDAHLPLGDRKNMAYLGTVVTYGRGSGVVVSTGMDTEMGTIATLLQEEEAAKTPLQQRFAVFGKRLAAAIFVICAIIFIAGLMRGEPVFLMLLTAISLAVAAIPEALPAVITITLAIGAKKLVKQNALIRRLPAVETLGSVTYICSDKTGTLTLNKMTVEEVYVDGRLAAAEELRGAPSSAVGVSFATLLTAMSLSNDVKADAGGSVIGDPTEVALFTLAEESGFAKAEMEKKYPRLAELPFDSDRKLMTTFHAWNDGKVVSFTKGAVEVVLEQTERILTPQGETPSIPSELLCVSEQMAADGLRVLGFGMRIWDSLPDDLSPAGVETGLTLIGLVGLMDPPRQEAQEAVAICRSAGITPVMITGDHPATALTIAKRVGIVTDGAETVMTGRDLEKLPQEAFEERVEHIRVYARVAPEQKLKIVRALQDRGQFVAMTGDGVNDAPALKRANIGVAMGITGTDVSKEASSMILLDDNFATIVKAVKEGRRIYDNILKFMKYSLTCNAGTVWAVFLAPFFGLPLPLLPLQILWMNLLCDSLPGLALTGEPAESNVMRRPPRRPDEGVFAQNRGLFIILFGLVIGVSVLLFQAYSMSAGLAWQTMVFTALVLGRMAAILAMRSENESLFTMGAFSNRSLLGAILLVVLLQMAVVYLPFLNGIFDTTPLTFHELALTLALSVVVFFAIEVEKVFKRRARPSFPVPDRPQSVPLNK; encoded by the coding sequence TTGCCGGCATCTACACAGTGGCACTGCCTGAGCAGTGAAGAAACGCTTAGGGAGCTCAAGACATCGCAGAAGGGGCTGACCTCGGACGAGGCCCGGAAGCGCCTTGCCGTCTACGGCCGCAATGAGCTGGAAGAAAAGAAAAAAAGGACGCCGCTCATGATGGCCTTGGACCAGTTCAAGGACTTCCTGGTCATCGTGCTGATCATTGCCGCGGTCATTGCCGGCGTCGTCGGTAAGCCCACCGCCTCCCTGGCGATTCTCGCCATCGTGATTTTAAACGCAATCATCGGCTTCATTCAGGAGTACCGGGCCGAAGAGGCCATGGCGGCGCTGAAACGAATGGCGGCGCCCCTCGCCACTGTTGTGCGAGACAACGTGCCCGTGCAGGTCAAGGCGGCCGAACTTGTCCCCGGGGACCTGGTGTTGCTGGAGGCAGGCCAGGTCGTACCCGCGGACCTGCGCTTGGTGGAAACGGCGAATATCCAGATGGACGAGGCGGCATTGACCGGCGAATCCGTTCCCGTGGAAAAGCACACAAAGAAACTCCACGACGCCCATCTTCCCCTGGGCGACAGAAAGAACATGGCCTATCTGGGGACCGTGGTCACCTATGGCCGCGGCTCAGGGGTCGTCGTATCCACGGGCATGGACACGGAAATGGGGACAATCGCGACCCTGCTTCAGGAGGAGGAAGCGGCGAAAACCCCGCTTCAGCAGCGGTTTGCAGTTTTCGGCAAGCGGCTTGCGGCAGCCATTTTCGTGATCTGCGCTATAATATTCATTGCGGGCCTGATGCGCGGAGAACCTGTCTTTCTTATGCTGCTCACAGCCATCAGCCTTGCCGTAGCGGCCATACCCGAGGCCCTGCCCGCCGTTATTACCATCACTCTGGCCATCGGCGCAAAGAAGCTGGTAAAACAAAATGCCCTTATTCGAAGACTGCCGGCTGTCGAAACTCTCGGCTCTGTAACCTATATCTGTTCGGACAAGACCGGCACCCTCACGCTTAACAAGATGACGGTGGAAGAGGTGTACGTCGACGGACGCTTGGCGGCGGCCGAAGAACTGCGCGGTGCTCCTTCATCCGCCGTTGGTGTCTCCTTTGCCACGTTGCTCACGGCGATGAGTCTGTCGAACGATGTAAAGGCCGACGCCGGTGGCTCCGTAATCGGCGATCCCACCGAGGTTGCGCTCTTTACTCTGGCGGAGGAGAGCGGGTTCGCCAAGGCCGAGATGGAGAAAAAGTATCCGCGCCTCGCGGAGTTGCCCTTTGATTCGGATCGAAAGCTCATGACCACCTTTCATGCCTGGAACGATGGGAAGGTCGTCTCATTCACGAAAGGCGCAGTCGAGGTGGTGTTAGAGCAAACCGAGCGGATACTCACGCCGCAGGGCGAGACCCCCTCCATTCCGTCCGAACTTCTTTGCGTGAGTGAACAGATGGCCGCGGACGGGCTGCGGGTCCTGGGCTTTGGGATGCGGATCTGGGACAGTCTGCCCGACGACCTTTCACCCGCCGGCGTGGAGACCGGACTCACCTTGATCGGTCTTGTGGGCTTAATGGATCCGCCCCGGCAGGAGGCGCAGGAGGCCGTTGCCATCTGCCGGTCGGCTGGTATCACGCCCGTGATGATCACGGGTGACCACCCGGCCACGGCTCTTACCATTGCGAAGCGCGTCGGCATCGTGACGGACGGCGCGGAGACGGTTATGACGGGCAGGGACCTCGAAAAACTGCCGCAGGAGGCGTTCGAGGAGCGGGTGGAACACATCCGGGTTTATGCGCGCGTGGCACCGGAGCAAAAACTCAAGATCGTCAGGGCTCTGCAGGACCGGGGCCAGTTCGTCGCCATGACGGGTGACGGTGTGAACGATGCACCGGCGCTCAAGCGGGCCAATATCGGAGTCGCCATGGGAATCACCGGAACGGACGTGTCCAAGGAGGCGTCGAGCATGATTCTCCTTGATGACAACTTCGCGACGATCGTAAAAGCGGTGAAGGAAGGACGGCGCATTTACGACAACATTCTTAAATTTATGAAATACTCTCTGACCTGCAATGCGGGGACCGTTTGGGCCGTGTTCCTTGCTCCATTTTTTGGACTGCCCCTTCCCCTTTTACCACTACAGATATTGTGGATGAACCTCTTGTGCGACAGCCTTCCCGGACTCGCCTTGACCGGGGAACCCGCCGAGAGCAATGTGATGCGCCGTCCCCCCCGAAGGCCGGACGAGGGAGTCTTCGCTCAAAACCGCGGTCTTTTCATTATCCTCTTCGGGCTGGTAATCGGCGTATCGGTGCTGCTTTTTCAGGCCTACAGTATGAGCGCGGGGCTGGCGTGGCAGACCATGGTGTTCACCGCCCTGGTGCTAGGAAGAATGGCGGCTATCCTGGCCATGCGCTCGGAGAATGAATCGCTCTTCACTATGGGCGCCTTCAGCAACAGATCGCTCCTGGGTGCGATTCTTCTTGTCGTTCTACTTCAGATGGCGGTCGTGTATCTGCCGTTTTTAAACGGTATATTTGACACAACGCCGCTTACGTTCCACGAACTGGCGCTCACGCTCGCTCTGTCGGTCGTGGTGTTCTTTGCCATCGAGGTAGAAAAGGTATTCAAACGGAGAGCCCGACCGTCCTTTCCCGTCCCGGACCGCCCCCAATCCGTTCCGTTAAACAAATAA
- the leuS gene encoding leucine--tRNA ligase: protein MEEKYVFAEIEEKLRRRWETEGIYHVPDFSNRPKYYCLEMFPYPSGNLHMGHVRNYAIGDVVARFKTMRGYDVLHPMGWDAFGLPAENAAIQHGVPPARWTWDNINVMRTQLKLLGVSYDWRRELATCHPGYYRWTQWLFLQFYHRGLAYKAKAPVNWCPSCATVLANEQVVAGGCERCKTAVERRELEQWFFRITAYADRLLKDLAKLPGWPEKVKVMQENWIGRSTGAEIAFPLAGTDEAIRVFTTRPDTLGGVTYMTIAPEHPLVSRVTTPEHRAAVEAFTERARSLSELDRTAGEHEKEGLFTGAYCVNPLTGEQVPVFVANYVLMEYGTGCVMGVPAHDQRDFEFARKYGLPVRVVIQPEGDLLDGDTMSQAYTGPGRLVNTPGFDRMANAEAIPAITRYLEARGAARFQVQYRLRDWLISRQRYWGAPIPIVYCEGCGVVPVPEEGLPVLLPEDVAFKPTGRSPLTESPDFVNTTCPTCGGPARRETDTMDTFMCSSWYYFRFTSPREENGPWGLERVDRWLPVDQYIGGVEHAILHLMYSRFFTKVLYDMGLVKVQEPFTNLLTQGMVLKDGAKMSKSKGNVVSPEDILNRYGADTTRLFVLFAAPPERDLEWSDQGVEGCYRFLQRVWRLVNSVADEIRGAAPVPSANLVGVNRSMRRLTHQTIKKVTEDIETRFNFNTAISAAMELVNGMYHFRDRVAPVNRDPAVMREAVERLLLLLAPFAPFLADELWARTGHPESIHREPWPEYDPELLVEDQVEIVVQINGRVRDRLMVAADIAPEAMRDTVLEQPRVQALVAGKEIVKVVPVPGKLVNIVVR from the coding sequence GTGGAAGAGAAGTACGTTTTCGCCGAGATTGAAGAGAAACTGCGCCGCAGGTGGGAAACCGAGGGCATCTATCATGTGCCGGACTTTTCGAACCGTCCCAAGTACTACTGCCTGGAGATGTTCCCCTACCCTTCGGGAAACTTGCATATGGGACACGTGCGCAACTACGCCATCGGCGACGTGGTGGCCCGTTTCAAGACGATGCGCGGCTACGACGTTCTGCACCCCATGGGCTGGGACGCCTTCGGGCTGCCGGCGGAGAACGCGGCCATTCAACACGGCGTCCCCCCGGCCAGGTGGACCTGGGACAACATCAACGTCATGCGCACCCAGCTCAAGCTCCTGGGTGTGAGTTACGACTGGCGCCGGGAGCTCGCAACCTGTCACCCGGGGTATTACCGGTGGACGCAGTGGCTCTTCCTGCAGTTCTACCACCGGGGCCTGGCTTACAAGGCCAAGGCGCCGGTCAACTGGTGCCCTTCCTGCGCCACAGTGCTGGCCAACGAGCAAGTGGTGGCCGGGGGCTGCGAGCGGTGCAAGACTGCCGTTGAACGGCGCGAACTGGAACAGTGGTTCTTCCGGATCACCGCCTACGCCGACCGCCTCCTGAAAGACCTGGCGAAGCTCCCGGGTTGGCCGGAGAAGGTGAAAGTCATGCAGGAGAACTGGATCGGCCGCAGCACCGGCGCCGAGATCGCCTTCCCGCTGGCGGGGACGGACGAGGCGATCCGGGTCTTCACCACCCGCCCGGACACGCTGGGCGGGGTGACCTATATGACCATCGCTCCCGAGCACCCGCTGGTGTCTAGGGTGACCACCCCCGAGCACCGGGCCGCGGTGGAAGCCTTCACCGAGCGGGCGCGGAGCTTAAGCGAGCTGGATCGCACGGCGGGAGAACATGAAAAGGAGGGCCTTTTCACCGGCGCATACTGTGTGAACCCTCTCACCGGGGAGCAGGTGCCGGTGTTCGTGGCCAACTACGTGCTGATGGAATACGGGACCGGCTGCGTGATGGGTGTCCCGGCCCACGACCAGCGGGACTTTGAATTCGCGCGCAAGTACGGACTCCCGGTCCGGGTGGTCATCCAGCCGGAGGGGGATCTTCTGGACGGGGACACCATGTCCCAGGCCTACACCGGGCCGGGGCGTCTGGTGAACACTCCGGGCTTTGACCGGATGGCGAACGCGGAGGCGATTCCGGCTATCACCCGGTACCTGGAGGCCCGCGGCGCGGCCCGGTTTCAGGTGCAGTACCGCCTGCGCGACTGGCTGATTTCCCGCCAGCGGTACTGGGGGGCGCCGATCCCGATCGTGTACTGTGAGGGGTGCGGCGTGGTGCCGGTGCCCGAGGAAGGGCTCCCGGTGCTCCTGCCCGAGGACGTGGCTTTCAAGCCGACCGGGCGGTCCCCCCTGACTGAGTCACCGGACTTCGTGAACACCACCTGCCCTACGTGCGGCGGGCCGGCCCGGCGGGAAACCGACACCATGGACACCTTTATGTGTTCGTCCTGGTACTACTTCCGGTTCACCAGTCCCCGGGAGGAAAACGGGCCGTGGGGGTTGGAGCGGGTCGACCGCTGGCTGCCGGTGGACCAGTACATCGGCGGGGTGGAGCACGCCATCCTGCACCTGATGTACTCGCGCTTTTTCACCAAGGTACTGTACGATATGGGCCTGGTGAAGGTCCAGGAACCATTTACCAACTTGCTTACTCAGGGCATGGTCTTGAAGGACGGGGCCAAGATGTCCAAGTCCAAGGGGAACGTGGTCAGCCCGGAAGACATCCTCAACCGGTACGGGGCCGACACCACCAGGCTGTTCGTTCTTTTCGCCGCCCCGCCCGAGCGCGACCTGGAGTGGTCCGACCAGGGCGTGGAGGGTTGCTACCGCTTCCTGCAGCGGGTCTGGCGGCTGGTGAACTCTGTGGCGGACGAAATCCGGGGGGCGGCGCCCGTGCCGTCGGCCAACCTGGTCGGGGTGAACCGGAGCATGCGCCGGCTGACCCACCAGACCATCAAGAAAGTGACCGAGGACATCGAAACCCGCTTCAACTTCAACACGGCTATCAGCGCGGCGATGGAGTTGGTCAACGGGATGTACCACTTCCGCGACCGGGTGGCGCCGGTAAACCGGGACCCGGCCGTCATGCGGGAGGCGGTGGAGCGACTGTTGCTCCTGCTGGCGCCGTTTGCCCCGTTCCTGGCCGACGAGCTGTGGGCGCGCACGGGGCATCCGGAGAGCATCCACCGGGAGCCCTGGCCGGAATACGACCCTGAGCTTCTGGTCGAGGACCAGGTGGAGATCGTGGTTCAGATCAACGGGCGGGTGCGCGACCGCCTGATGGTCGCGGCCGACATCGCCCCGGAAGCGATGCGGGACACTGTGCTGGAACAGCCCCGGGTTCAGGCGCTGGTAGCGGGGAAAGAGATCGTCAAGGTCGTGCCGGTGCCCGGCAAACTCGTCAACATTGTCGTCCGTTAA
- the rsfS gene encoding ribosome silencing factor yields the protein MSLSPRTLVEAAVRAAGEKRGDDILVLDISGLTVLSDYFVLVSGRSTTHVKAIADHIREKLGELGAKAPRLEGYREGLWILLDYRDVVVHVFTQSERDFYNLERLWGDAPVVRLPVTL from the coding sequence ATGTCGTTGAGTCCCCGGACCCTGGTTGAAGCGGCGGTGCGGGCGGCGGGGGAAAAAAGAGGCGACGACATACTGGTTCTTGATATCAGTGGTCTCACGGTATTAAGCGACTACTTCGTGCTGGTCAGTGGCCGTTCCACCACCCATGTCAAGGCCATCGCCGATCACATCCGGGAGAAACTTGGCGAGCTGGGCGCAAAGGCGCCCCGGTTGGAAGGATACCGGGAGGGTCTCTGGATCCTGCTGGACTACAGGGATGTCGTGGTGCACGTTTTCACGCAGAGCGAACGGGACTTTTATAATTTGGAACGCCTCTGGGGAGACGCGCCGGTGGTCCGTTTGCCGGTTACCCTCTAG
- the nadD gene encoding nicotinate-nucleotide adenylyltransferase has product MKLGVMGGTFDPVHYGHLVVAEGVRYEYRLDKVIFVPAGRPPHKADRPMSGPEHRLTITALAIASNPYFEVSDLEIKRPGLSYTYDTIRELQSLYRPEVVYFITGADAVLELLSWHRIRELLAMCRFIAATRPGYNLENLTVKLKLLPASLVERIVPVEVPALAISSSDIRRRVSEGRPIKYLLPEGVEEYVLSTGLYRQGLHQETSFCK; this is encoded by the coding sequence ATGAAGCTGGGAGTAATGGGCGGGACTTTTGATCCCGTTCATTACGGTCACCTGGTGGTGGCCGAGGGTGTCCGTTACGAATACCGGTTGGACAAAGTGATCTTTGTTCCTGCCGGGCGGCCCCCGCACAAAGCGGACCGCCCGATGTCCGGTCCCGAACATCGCCTGACCATTACGGCCCTAGCCATAGCTTCAAACCCCTATTTCGAAGTATCGGATCTTGAAATAAAGCGGCCGGGTCTTTCGTATACGTACGACACCATCCGGGAATTGCAAAGCCTGTACCGCCCGGAGGTCGTTTATTTCATCACCGGTGCCGACGCAGTTCTGGAACTCCTGTCGTGGCACCGGATCCGGGAATTGTTGGCGATGTGCCGTTTCATCGCCGCCACGCGGCCAGGGTACAACCTTGAAAACCTGACCGTGAAACTCAAGCTGTTGCCCGCCTCCCTGGTGGAGCGGATCGTGCCGGTCGAGGTGCCGGCGCTGGCGATTTCCTCTTCTGATATCCGGCGGCGGGTGAGCGAGGGCAGACCGATCAAATACTTGCTTCCGGAGGGGGTGGAAGAGTACGTTTTGAGCACCGGTCTTTATCGACAAGGATTGCATCAGGAGACATCCTTTTGCAAATAA